One window of Trifolium pratense cultivar HEN17-A07 linkage group LG5, ARS_RC_1.1, whole genome shotgun sequence genomic DNA carries:
- the LOC123883176 gene encoding peroxisomal fatty acid beta-oxidation multifunctional protein AIM1: MASVKVDFEVGNDGVAVITMCNPPVNALAIPIIRALKYKFDEASRRNDVKAIVLTGNGGRFSGGFDISVMQKVHQTGDITLVPDVSVELVVNSIEDSKKPVVAAVQGLALGGGLELAMGCHARVSAPEAQLGLPELTLGIIPGFGGTQRLPRLVGTAKAVEMMLTSKPISSEEGKKLGLIDAIVSPEELLKVSRLWALDIAERRKPWVRSLHITEKLGSDAREVLATARQHVKKTASHLPQQQACIDVIEHGIIHGGYSGVLREAEVFKKLVLSETAKGLIHVFFAQRTISKIPGVTDIGLKPRNVRKAAVIGGGLMGSGIATALILGNIRVILKEVNSEYLQKGIKTIEANVRGLVTRKKLTQQKAEGALSLLKGVLDYTEFKDVDLVIEAVIEKVSLKQEIFSDLEKICPPHCILATNTSTIDLDIIGEKISSQDRVVGAHFFSPAHIMPLLEIVRTNKTSAQVILDLITVGKVIKKSPVVVGNCTGFAVNRTFFPYAQGAHLLVNLGVDGFRIDRLITNFGLPMGPLQLQDLAGYGVALAVGKEFAGAFPDRTFKTPLVDLLIKSGRNGKNNGKGYYIYEKGSKPKPDPSVLPIIEESRRICNIMPNGKPISITDQEIVEMILFPIVNEACRVLEEGVVIRASDLDIASVLGMSFPSYRGGIVFWADLVGAKHIYNSLKKWAQLYGNFYKPSQYLEERAIKGIPLSAPASSNPTTKARL; encoded by the exons ATGGCATCAGTTAAGGTTGATTTTGAGGTTGGAAATGATGGTGTTGCTGTTATCACTATGTGTAACCCACCTGTTAATGCTTTGGCTATTCCAA TTATTAGGGCGTTGAAATACAAATTTGATGAAGCATCAAGGAGGAATGATGTAAAAGCTATAGTTTTGACTG GTAATGGTGGGAGATTTTCTGGAGGGTTTGACATCAGTGTAATGCAGAAAGTTCACCAAACTG GGGATATCACACTTGTCCCTGATGTATCCGTGGAGCTAGTTGTCAACTCAATTGAAG ATTCAAAGAAGCCTGTTGTGGCAGCAGTACAGGGGCTTGCTCTTGGAGGTGGATTAGAATTGGCCATG GGATGCCATGCACGTGTTTCTGCTCCGGAAGCTCAACTGGGCCTGCCAGAGCTGACACTTGGTATTATTCCCGGATTCGGAG GTACACAGCGTCTTCCAAGGCTTGTTGGGACGGCTAAAGCTGTTGAAATGATGCTG ACATCAAAACCAATCTCATCGGAAGAAGGGAAGAAACTAGGACTTATTGATGCTATTGTATCTCCTGAAGAGTTACTTAAGGTGTCAAGGCTTTGGGCTCTTGATATTGCGGAGAGGCGCAAACCTTGGGTTCGTTCACTTCATATCACAGAAAAACTTGGTTCCGACGCACGTGAGGTGTTGGCAACTGCCAGACAACATGTCAAGAAAACTGCTTCACATTTGCCTCAACAACAAGCTTGCATCGATGTGATTGAACATGGGATAATTCACGGAGGTTACAGTGGAGTTTTAAGG GAAGCAGAAGTATTCAAGAAACTAGTATTGTCTGAAACCGCAAAAGGTTTAATTCATGTCTTCTTTGCTCAGCGCACAATATCGAAG ATTCCTGGTGTAACTGATATTGGACTAAAGCCAAGAAATGTGAGAAAAGCTGCTGTTATTGGGGGAGGTCTAATGGGTTCCGGCATTGCTACAGCACTTATACTAGGCAACATTCGTGTTATACTCAAGGAAGTCAATTCTGAATATCTTCAGAAAGGAATAAAAACTATAGAAG CAAATGTACGTGGCTTAGTAACAAGAAAAAAGTTGACCCAACAAAAGGCAGAAGGAGCTCTCTCACTGCTTAAAGGTGTTCTAGATTACACAGAATTTAAAGATGTTGACTTGGTCATTGAG GCTGTAATTGAAAAAGTCAGTCTTAAACAAGAAATATTTAGTGATCTGGAGAAGATATGTCCCCCACATTGCATTTTGGCAACAAACACATCGACTATTGACCTTGACATTATTGGCGAAAAGATCAGCTCTCAAGATCGTGTTGTCGGTGCTCATTTTTTCAG TCCTGCTCATATTATGCCTCTTTTGGAGATTGTTCGAACAAATAAAACTTCTGCACAAGTTATTCTTGATCTGATTACAGTTGGTAAAGTCATAAAAAAGTCTCCTGTTGTGGTCGGTAACTGCACTGGCTTCGCCGTGAACAGAACTTTCTTCCCATATGCACAAGGTGCCCATTTGTTGGTCAACTTAGGGGTCGATGGTTTCAGAATCGACAGATTGATAACCAATTTTGGCCTTCCCATGGGTCCTTTACA GCTCCAGGACTTGGCTGGCTACGGAGTTGCCTTAGCCGTTGGAAAAGAATTTGCTGGTGCATTTCCTGACCGTACATTCAAAACTCCACTTGTTGATCTTTTGATCAAAAGCGGGAGAAATG GAAAAAATAACGGCAAAGGGTACTACATTTATGAAAAGGGTAGCAAACCAAAACCTGACCCTTCAGTACTACCAATTATTGAGGAGTCTAGAAGAATTTGCAATATCATGCCGAATGGAAAG CCCATATCTATCACCGATCAAGAGATTGTGGAGATGATACTCTTTCCAATAGTGAACGAGGCCTGTCGTGTTCTGGAAGAAGGAGTTGTTATTCGAGCATCTGACCTTGACATTGCATCTGTTCTTGGAATGAGCTTCCCAAGTTATCG GGGTGGCATTGTTTTCTGGGCTGATCTGGTCGGAGCTAAGCATATTTATAACAGCCTTAAAAAATGGGCACAATTATATGGTAACTTTTATAAACCATCACAGTATTTGGAAGAAAGAGCAATAAAAGGCATTCCTTTG AGTGCACCGGCTTCATCTAATCCAACGACAAAGGCACGTCTATGA